Proteins encoded by one window of Brevibacterium atlanticum:
- a CDS encoding MarR family winged helix-turn-helix transcriptional regulator produces MSMSDSNALSQKNDPSQANAHQVAVDLRAVLARLVRRLRETTLEDSLTPSQASALSRLSKGGVSTVAALAHAEKVRPQSMATTVETLESRGFLTRSPDPNDGRRQIVDLTDAGWQQVEGQREAGLAWLDHSLAEEVTHAELTTLAESSRILARILDR; encoded by the coding sequence ATGTCGATGTCAGACTCCAACGCCCTGTCGCAGAAAAACGACCCGTCGCAGGCGAACGCCCACCAGGTGGCGGTCGATCTGCGAGCTGTCCTCGCCCGGCTCGTCCGCCGCCTTCGCGAGACCACGCTCGAGGACTCGCTCACCCCGTCCCAGGCTTCTGCACTGTCCCGACTGAGCAAGGGCGGGGTGTCCACGGTCGCGGCGCTCGCCCACGCCGAGAAGGTCCGCCCGCAGTCGATGGCCACGACCGTCGAGACGCTCGAGTCCCGTGGCTTCCTCACCCGCAGCCCGGATCCCAACGACGGCAGGCGGCAGATCGTCGACCTCACCGACGCCGGCTGGCAGCAGGTCGAGGGGCAGAGAGAAGCCGGGTTGGCGTGGCTCGACCACAGCCTCGCCGAGGAGGTCACCCACGCCGAACTCACGACCCTGGCCGAGTCGAGCAGAATCCTTGCGAGGATCCTCGACCGATGA
- a CDS encoding cysteine hydrolase family protein, which yields MTSALLLMDFQTGIAGRPGFEPAVDAADRALTAARDAGMPVVFVRVAFRPGYPEIAEANLSFSAAKERGDDAMSLDAPATQIIDRLAPRDDEPVVVKKRISAFAGSDLEVLLRGLGADSLVLGGISTSGVVLSTVRLAADLDFHLTVLADACADPDAEVHRVLTEKVFPRQALVTSVDDWAATL from the coding sequence ATGACCTCAGCACTGCTTCTCATGGATTTTCAGACCGGAATCGCCGGGCGCCCCGGCTTCGAACCGGCCGTCGACGCCGCCGACCGCGCGCTCACCGCCGCTCGCGATGCCGGTATGCCCGTCGTCTTCGTGCGTGTCGCCTTCCGGCCCGGATACCCCGAGATCGCGGAGGCGAACCTCTCGTTCTCTGCGGCGAAGGAGCGCGGCGATGACGCCATGAGTCTCGACGCTCCGGCCACCCAGATCATTGATCGACTCGCCCCGCGGGACGACGAACCGGTCGTCGTCAAGAAACGCATCTCGGCCTTCGCCGGCAGCGACCTCGAGGTGCTGCTGCGCGGACTCGGCGCCGATTCGCTTGTGCTCGGTGGGATCTCGACGAGCGGGGTGGTGCTCTCGACGGTGCGTCTCGCCGCCGACCTCGACTTCCACCTCACGGTGCTCGCAGACGCCTGCGCGGATCCGGATGCGGAAGTCCATCGTGTCCTCACGGAGAAGGTGTTCCCTCGTCAGGCGCTCGTCACCTCGGTCGACGACTGGGCCGCGACGCTCTGA
- the bcp gene encoding thioredoxin-dependent thiol peroxidase — MPRLSVGDTAPDFTLVNQDGKSVSLSDYRGQRVVVYFYPAAMTPGCTTEACDFRDSLSALKAAGIVVLGISPDKPEKLRQFIEKEGLNFDLLSDEDKTMMTEWGAFGEKKNYGKVVQGVIRSTVVVDADGTVELAQYNVKATGHVARVRKELGIDAA; from the coding sequence ATGCCACGTCTGTCGGTCGGCGACACCGCCCCGGATTTCACTCTCGTCAACCAGGACGGAAAATCCGTGAGCCTCAGTGACTATCGAGGTCAGCGGGTCGTCGTGTACTTCTACCCCGCGGCCATGACCCCGGGCTGCACCACCGAGGCCTGCGACTTCCGGGACTCGCTCTCGGCACTCAAGGCCGCCGGCATCGTCGTCCTCGGCATCTCCCCGGACAAGCCGGAGAAGCTGCGGCAGTTCATCGAGAAGGAGGGCCTGAACTTCGACCTCCTCTCCGATGAGGACAAGACCATGATGACCGAGTGGGGCGCTTTCGGCGAGAAGAAGAACTACGGCAAGGTCGTCCAGGGCGTCATCCGCTCTACCGTCGTCGTCGACGCCGATGGCACGGTCGAACTCGCCCAGTACAACGTCAAGGCGACCGGGCATGTTGCCCGCGTGCGCAAGGAACTGGGCATCGACGCCGCCTGA
- a CDS encoding MFS transporter, giving the protein MNVEHAAHSSIRNQPILALAGFVLLVFCTGSAEYLVAGILPQLAADLSVSIATAGQTVTAYALGVAIGGPVVTVLTARLPRKGLALCLGLVFVAGTVVTVLAPTYALVVVGRVVSACSQATLFAIGLTTSAEIMGPGRQGQAIAIVGSGLTVATVLGVPLGAMLGGNTNWRMPFVFVAIAAIIGVGLLAAAMPRTPAPSTGVSDEIRTLLRGPVLLAVATTVIGFAGVSIVFTYLVPLLKDISGIAEVAIPGLLLAYGLGGFVGNLIAGRLADLSLSRTLVGVFCALVVTLSAFPLLARFPVPMIALVLILGLLSTATIAPLQSLVMRHTSAAPTLALAVNVGAFNLANAIGSTLGGLSVAAGLLQWGGFVGAAFAASGLILTALALRATPRPETESSVAV; this is encoded by the coding sequence ATGAATGTCGAACACGCTGCACACTCATCCATCCGCAATCAGCCGATTCTCGCCCTGGCAGGATTCGTCCTGCTGGTGTTCTGTACCGGCAGCGCCGAATATCTCGTCGCCGGTATCCTGCCGCAGTTGGCCGCCGATCTGTCGGTGTCCATTGCGACCGCCGGACAGACTGTGACCGCTTACGCGCTGGGGGTCGCCATCGGCGGCCCCGTAGTGACAGTCCTGACAGCACGGCTGCCCCGGAAAGGGCTCGCTCTCTGCCTCGGTCTCGTATTCGTCGCCGGCACCGTAGTGACAGTCCTGGCACCGACCTATGCCTTGGTCGTCGTCGGCCGAGTGGTGTCAGCGTGCAGTCAGGCCACACTCTTCGCCATCGGGCTCACCACGTCTGCAGAGATCATGGGACCCGGGAGACAGGGGCAGGCGATCGCCATCGTCGGATCCGGACTGACCGTGGCAACCGTGCTCGGCGTGCCGCTCGGTGCAATGCTGGGCGGGAACACGAACTGGCGGATGCCGTTCGTCTTCGTGGCGATCGCGGCGATCATCGGTGTGGGACTGCTCGCCGCGGCGATGCCGCGCACTCCCGCCCCGTCGACTGGTGTCAGCGACGAGATCCGGACTCTCCTGCGGGGACCGGTGCTGCTGGCGGTGGCGACGACAGTCATCGGGTTCGCCGGGGTGAGCATCGTCTTCACCTATCTGGTGCCGCTCCTTAAGGACATCAGCGGCATCGCCGAAGTCGCCATTCCCGGACTCCTGCTGGCCTATGGCCTCGGAGGTTTCGTCGGCAACCTCATCGCCGGTCGTCTCGCTGATCTCTCACTGTCACGCACCCTTGTGGGAGTGTTCTGCGCGCTCGTCGTCACTCTCTCTGCGTTTCCACTGCTGGCGAGATTCCCGGTTCCCATGATCGCCCTCGTCCTCATCCTCGGTCTGCTGTCGACGGCGACCATCGCGCCCCTGCAATCGTTGGTGATGCGTCACACCTCTGCCGCCCCGACGCTGGCACTGGCCGTCAATGTCGGAGCGTTCAATCTGGCGAATGCCATCGGCTCCACACTCGGCGGCCTTTCCGTCGCCGCAGGTCTTCTGCAGTGGGGCGGATTCGTTGGCGCCGCTTTCGCCGCCTCCGGGCTCATCCTCACCGCTCTGGCCCTGCGGGCCACCCCGCGTCCGGAGACCGAGTCGTCGGTCGCGGTATGA
- a CDS encoding MerR family transcriptional regulator: MFDIHTDRLILHINVKANRLSRRVERMRISEVTERTGIPTRLLRYYEERELLVPARNSSGYREYSEQDVEISRYIRQLLDAGLSTAAIRTVLPCLRDKAGQLAPTCSATIADLERERERIDASIAALTQSRDAIDRVISAG; this comes from the coding sequence GTGTTCGACATTCATACTGATAGGCTGATCCTTCACATCAATGTGAAGGCAAATCGCCTCAGCAGAAGGGTCGAGAGGATGAGGATCTCAGAGGTCACCGAGCGAACGGGCATTCCGACACGATTGCTGCGCTATTACGAAGAGAGGGAGCTTCTGGTCCCCGCACGCAACTCTTCGGGATATCGCGAATACAGCGAACAGGACGTCGAGATCTCGAGGTACATCCGCCAGCTGCTCGACGCAGGCCTGAGCACGGCCGCCATCCGCACCGTCCTCCCATGCCTGCGGGACAAGGCAGGTCAACTGGCCCCGACGTGTTCTGCCACCATTGCCGATCTCGAACGCGAACGTGAGCGGATAGATGCTTCCATCGCCGCCCTCACCCAGTCGCGTGACGCCATCGACAGAGTGATCAGCGCAGGCTGA
- a CDS encoding GNAT family N-acetyltransferase, producing the protein MTESHSPSVRPTSPDDESRWKELFRAYREFYHLPESEEIVSRVWSWIVDPDHEVESLVAEVDGRIVAIADFRRFSRPSTGSVGIWLDDLFTDPEVRGSGAGRALIARLQQIAAEEGRSVVRWITASDNAQAQVLYDKVAAKTNWVTYDAKPQSAADQGRS; encoded by the coding sequence ATGACCGAATCTCACTCGCCATCAGTCCGCCCCACCTCCCCCGATGATGAGTCCAGGTGGAAGGAGCTCTTCCGCGCCTACCGCGAGTTCTACCATCTGCCGGAGTCCGAGGAGATCGTCTCCCGCGTCTGGTCGTGGATCGTCGATCCCGACCATGAGGTCGAGAGCCTCGTCGCCGAGGTGGACGGACGCATCGTCGCCATCGCCGACTTCCGCCGCTTCTCCCGCCCGTCCACCGGCAGCGTCGGGATCTGGCTCGATGACCTCTTCACCGACCCCGAGGTGCGCGGGTCCGGTGCCGGACGTGCCCTCATCGCCCGACTGCAGCAGATCGCCGCCGAGGAGGGGCGCTCAGTCGTCCGCTGGATCACCGCCTCCGACAACGCACAGGCGCAGGTGCTCTACGACAAGGTCGCCGCGAAGACGAACTGGGTGACTTATGACGCGAAGCCGCAATCAGCTGCGGACCAGGGACGCAGCTGA
- a CDS encoding maleylpyruvate isomerase family mycothiol-dependent enzyme has translation MTAAESAEHWTLIHTERARLLGVLEDLAPEQFAQRSLCEGWSVEEVVAHLSAAANTGRWAWIRSIVRSGFDPAKHNARLLSRYWGRSPAETVDNFREAAMAGRPEVLRVLSGDGVVELQNRMS, from the coding sequence ATGACCGCAGCAGAATCCGCCGAGCATTGGACGCTCATCCACACAGAACGCGCCCGTCTTCTCGGGGTTCTCGAGGACCTCGCCCCGGAGCAGTTCGCCCAGCGTTCGCTGTGCGAGGGATGGTCCGTCGAAGAGGTCGTCGCCCATCTCAGTGCGGCAGCGAACACCGGACGGTGGGCCTGGATCCGCAGCATCGTCCGGTCCGGTTTCGACCCCGCCAAGCACAACGCACGCCTGCTGTCACGGTATTGGGGACGCTCGCCCGCCGAGACCGTCGACAACTTTCGCGAGGCGGCGATGGCCGGACGTCCCGAAGTCCTGCGGGTACTCAGCGGCGACGGCGTGGTCGAGCTGCAGAACCGGATGAGCTGA
- a CDS encoding ASCH domain-containing protein, whose product MNEGPLERFWFSVRTRIPELPERVPEAWAFGATADHADELLDLVVSRIKTGTASALWDIEADGESVPEVGELSIILDGQERPRAVIETTAVDTVPFAEVTAEHAWSEGEGDRTLEAWREIHERFWREHGRREFAVDMPVVCERFELIYPISHVDQVLRS is encoded by the coding sequence GTGAATGAGGGACCTCTCGAACGCTTCTGGTTCTCGGTCCGCACGCGCATCCCGGAACTTCCGGAACGGGTACCCGAAGCGTGGGCGTTCGGTGCGACAGCGGACCATGCGGACGAACTCCTTGACCTCGTCGTGTCCAGAATCAAGACGGGAACCGCCTCGGCGCTGTGGGACATCGAAGCCGATGGCGAGTCCGTCCCCGAGGTGGGGGAGCTGAGCATCATCCTCGACGGGCAGGAGCGGCCGCGTGCAGTCATCGAGACTACTGCCGTCGACACCGTCCCCTTCGCCGAGGTGACTGCCGAGCATGCCTGGTCCGAAGGGGAAGGCGACCGCACCCTGGAGGCCTGGCGTGAGATCCACGAACGCTTCTGGCGCGAGCACGGCCGTCGCGAATTCGCCGTCGATATGCCCGTCGTCTGCGAACGTTTCGAACTCATCTATCCGATCAGTCACGTCGACCAGGTGCTCAGATCATGA
- a CDS encoding TetR/AcrR family transcriptional regulator C-terminal domain-containing protein: MGLRLNRERLVDAALVLVDEEGAEALSMRTLAARVDRQVSSLYNHVSGRTELIELMRARIVADIDVSAFAPAEDSEPRARTAVKGWDAALEEWAVSYLRAFAAHPNLIRLLATTPIRHHSAYAMYDAVVAGLVRAGWPENLVFAVVRTVEAHVLGSALDIVAPGDLLVQGAVDAGLPAVREALAERHASTYGAEAAFSLGLAALIDGLRLQLEGLAP; the protein is encoded by the coding sequence ATGGGATTGCGGCTCAACCGGGAACGACTCGTGGATGCGGCGCTCGTCCTCGTCGACGAGGAGGGTGCGGAGGCGCTGTCGATGCGCACCCTCGCCGCCCGTGTCGACCGGCAGGTGTCCTCGCTCTACAACCACGTCTCGGGGCGGACCGAGCTCATCGAACTCATGCGCGCCCGCATCGTCGCCGACATCGACGTCAGTGCCTTCGCTCCCGCCGAGGACTCGGAGCCCCGTGCGCGGACGGCTGTCAAAGGCTGGGATGCGGCGCTCGAGGAGTGGGCGGTGTCCTATCTGCGGGCGTTCGCGGCCCACCCCAACCTCATCCGACTGCTGGCGACCACACCGATCCGCCACCATTCCGCGTATGCGATGTATGACGCCGTCGTCGCCGGTCTGGTCCGGGCAGGATGGCCCGAGAACCTCGTCTTCGCGGTCGTCCGCACCGTCGAGGCACACGTCCTCGGCTCGGCTCTCGACATCGTCGCACCCGGGGATCTGCTGGTCCAGGGTGCCGTCGACGCCGGGCTGCCTGCTGTTCGTGAGGCGCTGGCCGAACGCCACGCGTCGACCTATGGTGCGGAAGCGGCGTTCTCCCTGGGTCTCGCCGCCCTCATCGACGGTCTGCGGCTGCAGCTGGAAGGACTCGCACCGTGA
- a CDS encoding amidohydrolase: MTLTHFRNGTIWLGASNAPADSLLVDDGVIVAIGSTNVEAMLAEAAVESGSPAESVDPEVVDLDGGFLMPAFGDGHAHPIFGGLEAEGPQVRSCSSVAEIIAEVARCAEEHPELEWITGASYDGSLVAGGLFDARWLDEAVPDRPVVLRAWDYHTVWCNSRALELAGITAQTPDPAIGEIPRREDGSPLGTLREWGAVDLVDAVRPPLDESIRLRALERAADYYLRRGVTWVQDAWVEPADVETYLAASAQGRLKLRSNLALYADPRRFSAQLPEMIEARRRVEDLADPLLSAHTVKFFADGVVENETGSLLEPYCSSLHDHGLRVWEGDSLAEAVSAVDAAGFQVHIHAIGDAAVRQALDAIESAITDNGPRDRRPVIAHAQLVDTADLDRFAELGVIANMQPLWAQLDDLMTVLTVPRLGEDRARQQYRMRSLLDGGGRLAFGSDWPCTSGTPVEGLAIAISRETDEGEPAGGWTPHEILDIDRSLDAYSAAVAYQAFADTAPTPWGVIRPGASADLIVFDADPRGLDPRELAMLTVRTTYLGGVVAATGD, translated from the coding sequence GTGACTTTGACGCATTTCCGCAACGGCACCATCTGGCTGGGAGCCTCCAATGCACCCGCCGACTCCCTGCTCGTCGATGACGGTGTCATCGTCGCAATCGGCTCGACCAACGTCGAGGCGATGCTCGCCGAGGCGGCCGTGGAGTCGGGCTCCCCGGCAGAATCAGTCGATCCCGAGGTCGTCGATCTCGACGGCGGCTTCCTCATGCCCGCCTTCGGCGACGGTCACGCCCACCCGATCTTCGGCGGACTCGAGGCCGAAGGACCGCAGGTGCGCTCGTGTTCGAGTGTTGCCGAGATCATCGCCGAGGTGGCCCGCTGCGCCGAGGAGCATCCCGAGCTCGAATGGATCACCGGCGCATCGTACGACGGCAGCCTCGTCGCCGGTGGACTCTTCGATGCCCGCTGGCTCGACGAGGCCGTTCCCGATCGCCCCGTCGTGCTGCGCGCGTGGGACTACCACACGGTGTGGTGCAACTCCCGCGCCCTCGAACTCGCGGGCATCACCGCGCAGACCCCGGATCCTGCCATCGGCGAGATCCCCCGCCGCGAGGACGGATCGCCGCTGGGCACTCTGCGCGAGTGGGGCGCGGTCGACCTCGTCGACGCCGTCCGCCCGCCTCTGGACGAGTCGATCCGGCTGCGCGCCCTCGAACGCGCCGCCGACTACTACCTGCGCCGAGGAGTCACCTGGGTCCAGGACGCTTGGGTCGAACCCGCCGATGTCGAGACCTACCTCGCCGCATCGGCTCAGGGTCGCCTGAAGCTCCGATCCAACCTCGCGCTTTACGCGGATCCGCGGCGCTTCTCGGCACAGCTGCCCGAGATGATCGAGGCGAGGCGGCGGGTCGAGGACCTCGCCGATCCCCTGCTGAGCGCGCACACCGTGAAGTTCTTCGCCGATGGTGTCGTCGAGAACGAGACCGGGTCGCTCCTCGAACCCTACTGTTCGTCTCTCCACGACCACGGACTGCGGGTGTGGGAGGGAGATTCGCTGGCCGAAGCTGTGAGCGCGGTCGACGCTGCCGGTTTCCAGGTCCACATCCACGCGATCGGCGATGCCGCCGTGCGACAGGCCCTCGATGCCATCGAGTCCGCGATCACCGACAATGGGCCGCGGGACCGCAGGCCGGTCATCGCCCACGCTCAACTCGTCGACACCGCCGATCTCGACCGGTTCGCCGAGCTCGGGGTCATCGCGAACATGCAGCCCCTGTGGGCACAGCTCGATGACCTCATGACCGTTCTCACGGTGCCCCGCCTCGGCGAGGATCGGGCCCGGCAGCAGTATCGGATGCGCAGCCTCCTCGACGGCGGCGGACGTCTGGCCTTCGGCTCGGACTGGCCATGCACCTCGGGCACCCCGGTCGAGGGTCTGGCGATCGCGATCAGCCGAGAGACCGACGAAGGCGAGCCCGCCGGCGGGTGGACCCCGCATGAGATCCTCGACATCGACCGCTCCCTCGACGCCTACTCCGCAGCCGTGGCCTACCAGGCCTTTGCCGACACTGCACCCACCCCGTGGGGCGTAATCCGTCCCGGGGCGAGCGCGGACCTCATCGTCTTCGATGCCGATCCTCGCGGACTCGACCCTCGTGAACTGGCGATGCTGACGGTGCGCACCACCTACCTCGGCGGCGTCGTCGCTGCCACCGGCGACTGA
- a CDS encoding APC family permease, producing MSQVPDTHGTPPTDGAQLKRALGVPSLVFFGLVYMVPLTIFTTYGIVTQVTGGRVPLAYIITLAAMVFTARSYAKMAHEMPFAGSAYTYTQKSFGPGIGFVAGWALLLDYLFLPMINYLVIGIYLSAAFPMIPAWVFALTAIVLVTVLNVIGIVSVARANIVIIVAQAIFILTFAALGIASMSGSGTVDLAAPFTGDGTAPGFGNVMAGAAILCLSFLGFDAVSTLSEEAKDAKRTVPRAIVIATLTGGLIYILLSFLAQLVYPSNRFADVDSGALDVMGAAGGEFLTIFFTAAYVAGACGSALTSQASVSRILFAMGRDGVLPKSFFGRLSPRFHTPILATLSVGVVSLFALAVDLSFISEMVSFGALIAFSAVNLAVIKHFIIDEKRRGARAVLSFIVLPGIGFCLTLWLWTSLSPRTLLIGLVWLVLGTAYLAFVTRGFRRPTPMLDLSE from the coding sequence ATGTCTCAGGTTCCCGACACTCACGGCACTCCCCCGACCGACGGCGCCCAGCTCAAGCGGGCCCTCGGTGTGCCCTCGCTCGTCTTCTTCGGACTCGTCTACATGGTGCCGCTGACGATCTTCACCACCTACGGAATCGTCACCCAGGTCACGGGCGGTCGTGTGCCGTTGGCGTACATCATCACCCTGGCCGCAATGGTCTTCACTGCCCGGTCGTACGCGAAGATGGCCCATGAGATGCCCTTCGCCGGTTCGGCCTACACCTACACGCAGAAGAGCTTCGGACCGGGGATCGGCTTCGTCGCCGGGTGGGCGCTGCTGCTTGATTACCTGTTCCTCCCGATGATCAACTACCTCGTCATCGGCATCTACCTCTCCGCAGCGTTCCCGATGATCCCGGCGTGGGTGTTCGCGCTCACCGCGATCGTCCTCGTCACGGTCCTCAACGTCATCGGCATCGTCTCGGTGGCCAGGGCGAACATCGTCATCATCGTGGCGCAGGCGATCTTCATCCTCACCTTCGCCGCCCTCGGGATCGCGTCGATGTCGGGATCGGGCACGGTCGATCTCGCCGCGCCCTTCACCGGTGACGGAACCGCACCGGGCTTCGGCAACGTCATGGCGGGTGCTGCGATCCTCTGCCTGTCCTTCCTCGGCTTCGATGCGGTCTCGACCCTGTCCGAGGAGGCCAAGGACGCCAAGCGCACCGTGCCGCGGGCCATCGTCATCGCGACTCTCACCGGTGGGCTCATCTACATCCTGCTCTCCTTCCTCGCCCAGCTGGTCTACCCGTCGAATCGATTCGCCGACGTCGACTCCGGCGCACTCGACGTCATGGGCGCGGCCGGAGGAGAGTTCCTCACGATCTTCTTCACCGCCGCCTACGTCGCCGGTGCCTGCGGTTCGGCACTGACGTCCCAGGCTTCGGTCTCGCGCATCCTCTTCGCAATGGGCCGCGACGGCGTGCTGCCGAAGAGCTTCTTCGGACGCCTCTCGCCGCGCTTCCACACCCCGATCCTCGCGACTCTCTCCGTCGGCGTCGTGTCGCTGTTCGCCTTGGCTGTCGACCTCAGCTTCATCTCCGAGATGGTCAGCTTCGGTGCACTCATCGCGTTCTCCGCAGTCAACCTCGCGGTGATCAAACACTTCATCATCGATGAGAAGCGCCGCGGGGCGCGCGCAGTTCTGAGCTTCATCGTGCTGCCGGGAATCGGCTTCTGCCTCACCCTGTGGCTGTGGACGAGCCTGTCACCGCGGACGCTGCTCATCGGCCTGGTCTGGCTCGTCCTCGGCACCGCCTATCTCGCGTTCGTCACCCGCGGGTTCCGGCGTCCGACGCCGATGCTCGATCTGAGCGAGTGA
- a CDS encoding PadR family transcriptional regulator has product MDEDTDKALATHEQELRRGSVVFASLVACRRPQYGYSLLTTLTEAGIPTEANTLYPLLRRLEKQGLLTAEWNTEQTRPRKYYTLTERGAEVAGALHAQWLELNSSITTLWKDGTP; this is encoded by the coding sequence ATGGACGAAGACACTGACAAAGCACTTGCCACACACGAACAGGAGCTGCGGCGCGGCAGCGTCGTCTTCGCCAGCCTCGTCGCCTGCAGGCGTCCGCAGTACGGGTACTCGTTGCTGACTACACTCACCGAAGCGGGCATTCCCACCGAGGCCAACACCCTCTACCCGCTGCTGCGACGGCTCGAGAAGCAGGGCCTGCTCACGGCCGAATGGAACACCGAGCAGACCCGCCCTCGTAAGTACTACACGCTCACCGAGCGCGGTGCTGAAGTCGCCGGCGCGCTGCACGCCCAATGGCTCGAACTCAACTCCAGCATCACAACCCTGTGGAAGGACGGCACACCATGA
- a CDS encoding HAAS signaling domain-containing protein: MSALTDIYVDNVTRHLPEDTRPDIAAEITATIDDMVDDRLGEDPDPTPDRTAIVEREVLEELGDPVALSREYSNSPQHLIGPSSYPLYIWALRWVLPVVGLLAVLTNVVTTITLSPEVQIGEIIGKTTGNTVIALLTAFAAITIIIGLGDRGMDGGAAEAMRRRQPGTWTVDDLDRRDSHDKQIRAEAGLGLVFIVALAIIPFLPTSLFYVGHLNNGETFINPDLGIGWLLGYWAFLALFAAVEIIKFTTASAKPTVVLIGGIVDVAMAVFLTIALLTQPVLHPELTSTPDADIQQMITVIAVWIIVIWDQVSTWRTYRRKHHV, from the coding sequence ATGAGTGCCCTCACCGACATCTACGTCGACAACGTCACCCGCCACCTCCCCGAAGACACCCGACCGGACATCGCCGCCGAGATCACCGCCACGATCGATGACATGGTCGACGACCGCCTCGGTGAGGATCCGGATCCGACCCCGGATCGCACGGCCATCGTCGAACGCGAGGTCCTCGAAGAGCTCGGCGATCCGGTGGCCCTGTCGCGAGAGTACTCGAACTCCCCTCAGCACCTCATCGGCCCCAGCTCCTACCCGCTCTACATCTGGGCTCTGCGCTGGGTCCTGCCCGTCGTCGGTCTGCTCGCGGTGCTCACGAACGTCGTGACCACCATCACCCTCTCCCCCGAGGTCCAGATCGGGGAGATCATCGGCAAGACGACAGGCAACACGGTCATCGCCCTACTGACCGCATTCGCCGCGATCACGATCATCATCGGCCTCGGCGATCGCGGAATGGACGGCGGCGCGGCCGAAGCGATGCGGAGACGGCAGCCGGGCACGTGGACGGTCGATGACCTCGATCGTCGCGATTCCCACGATAAGCAGATCCGCGCCGAGGCGGGGCTCGGGCTGGTCTTCATCGTGGCCTTGGCCATCATTCCGTTCCTTCCGACCTCGCTGTTCTATGTCGGCCACCTCAACAATGGTGAGACGTTCATCAATCCGGATCTGGGGATCGGATGGCTGCTGGGCTACTGGGCCTTCCTCGCCCTCTTCGCCGCCGTCGAGATCATCAAGTTCACGACCGCCTCGGCGAAGCCGACTGTGGTGCTCATCGGCGGCATCGTCGATGTGGCCATGGCTGTCTTCCTCACCATCGCGCTGCTCACCCAGCCGGTCCTCCACCCGGAGCTCACGAGCACCCCGGACGCCGACATCCAGCAGATGATCACGGTCATCGCGGTCTGGATCATCGTCATCTGGGATCAGGTGAGCACCTGGCGGACCTACCGCCGGAAACACCACGTGTGA